Part of the Acidimicrobiales bacterium genome, CCCCGCGCGCTCGAGCTGTGCGAAGAGCTCGGTGCTCCGAAACGGAGCGATGCGGTGGTGAAGATGATCTGCGCCGGACGCCTGGCCGCGGATCCGGAGCGCCGCTAGAACAACTTCGCCTGGGCGAAGACCTCGCGGACCATGGGCTCGAAGTGCTCGAGGGAGAGGGTGTCGTAGTCGGGGTCGAAGGCGACCTGGTCCCACTCGTCGGCGAAGCGGGCGGCGAGAGCGAAGGTCTCGGGGCTGACCTCGTCGCGGTGCTTCTCGCGGGCGTCGGGATCGCCGCCGAAGTGGTGGTAGTAGTGCCGGCCCTGGAAGTCCTGGTGGACGCGGATCATGTCGTAGACCTCAGGCCGCACGTACGGCTTGAGGATCGAAGCGGCGATCTCGGGGTGGTTCGGGACGCTGATGGCCTTGCCGATGTCATGGCACAGCGATGCGACCACGACCTCCTGGTCGGCGCCGGCGCGCTCGGCCAGGGTGGCGGTCTGGAGGCAGTGGGTGAGCTGGTCGGTGGAGAAGCCGTCGGTGATGTCGTCCATCGACCGCAGCAGGTCGAGCACGCGCTCGGCCACGCGGCCCTGGTTCTTGGCCGTCTCCGCGCCGATCACGCCCCACTGCTCGGCGGTCGACTCGTCCATGCGGGTGAAGGTCGAGGTCATGGGGCCCATCGTCCCACAGCGGCCCGGCGCCGTCACCGGTCAGCCGGCCGACAGCATGATGCCGAGGAAGAGGGCGGCGAGGGCGGTGAGGCCGCTGAGGGCGCCCCAGAAGGCCAAGGCGCCCTTCGTGTTGGCGCCGATGTGGGCGGCGGCGCTGATGCCCGACGCCGCCACCACGATGAGCTTGAGGAACAGGGTGATCTGGTACTCGATGCTGGTGTCGCCGACGTCGACGGCCACCAGGTTCCACACGCCGGTGACCACCAGCACCGCGAAGGCGGGCCAGGCGATGCGGTTGAAGCGGCGGGCCACCACCTTGGGGGCGTCGCCGCCGAGAGCCCGCAGGCTGGGGACCAGGCCGGCGAGGGTCAGCTGGCCGCCGACCCAGACCGTGGCGGCGAGGACGTGGAGGAAGAGCCGGACGGTGGTGGCGGTGACCGGGAGCATGGCCCCCAGGATGGCCGCTGGCGGGCGGTCAGCCCGAAGCGGGGAGCGCCGCCAGCACGTCGCTGGCCTTCGTCTGGCGGTCGTTCACGCCGGGGCGGTCCTGCATGGGGCCACCGAGGCTGAAGGTGGCGAAGAGGTCGATTGCGTCGATCAGGTCGCGCAGGCTGCGCGGGGGAGGGAAGTACTCGTCCTCGTCGGTGTAGCGGACCTCCTCGACGCCGTCGGTGGGCGCGAGGTGCTCGATGATGGCCTCGACCAGCTCCTCGGGGGCCGAGGCGCCGGCGGTGACGCCCACCACGCCGGCGAGGTCGTCGGGCAGCTCGTCCACGCCGTTGACCCGCTCGACCCGGGGGCAGCCGGCGTCGCGGGCCAGCTTCTCGAGCGCCCGCGTGTTCGACGAGTTGGCCGAGCCGATGACGATGGTGGCGTCGCACCGGTCGGCGATCTGGCCGAGGGCGGACTGGCGGTTGGTGGTGGCGAAGCAGAGGTCGCTGCGGCCGGGCATCCACGTCTCCGGGAACCGCGTGCGGGTGGCCTCCATGACCCCCTCCCAGTCCCGGTGGCTGAGGGTGGTCTGGGCCAGCAGGGCGACCGGCTGCTCGAACTCTGGGAGGGCCTCGACCTCGGCCTCGGTCTCGACGAGGTGGATGGCGTCGGGGGCGACGGCCATGGTGCCGACGGCCTCTTCGTGGCCCTCGTGGCCGACGTAGACGATCTGGTAGCCCTTGCCGGCACGGACCTTGACCTCGTGGTGCACCTTGGTGACGAGCGGGCAGACGGCGTCGACCACGTAGCCGCCGTTGTCGCGTGCGGCCTGGACGACCTCGGGTGCGGAGCCGTGGGCGCTCAACATGAGGGGCGACCCGGGGGGCACCTCGGCGATGTCGTCCACGAAGACCACGCCCATGTCCTCGAAGCGGCTGACCACCTTCTGGTTGTGGACGATCTCGTGGTAGCAGTACACCGGCGGCTCGAAGGCCCGCACCATCCAGGCGAGGGCCTTGATGGCCATCTCGACGCCGGCGCAGAACCCCCGAGGGGCGCAGAGCAGGACACGGTCGACGGCCATGGCTCCAGGCTACGGGGCGGGCCATCGCCTCCTGACACCGTCCCACCCATAGGCTGGATCCCATGTCGGGAGCTCGGGTGCAGGCTGTCGCGCCCGGATCGCCGGCCGAGGCCGCGGGGCTGCTTCCCGGCGACGAGATCGTCGCCCTCAACGGCGAGGCGCCGCGCGACGTGATCCAGTACCGCCTCCTGGCCGACGAGGCCGAGGTCCTCCTCGACGTCGTACGGGGCGGCCTGTCCCTCGAGCTCGAGGTGGCCAAGCCCGAGGGCATGCCCCTCGGTGCCGAGGTGGCGTCCGCGCTGTTCGACCAGGTGCGCACCTGCGACAACCACTGCGAGTTCTGCTTCATCTACCAACTGCCCCCGGGCCTGCGCGACAGCCTGTACCTGAAGGACGACGACTACCGCCTGTCGTTCCTCTACGGGAACTTCACCACCCTCACCCGCTTCACCGAGGCCGACCTCGAACGGGTCGTCACCGAAGGGCTCTCGCCGCTGCACGTCAGCATCCACGCCACCGACCCCGAGGTCCGGGCCGACCTGTTGCGCAACCGCCGGGGTGCCACCAGCCTGCGATGGCTGCGGGCCCTGCTCGACCACGGCATCACCGTCCACGGCCAGGTGGTCGTGCTGCCGGGCGTGAACGACGGCGCCGTGCTCGACGACACCCTCGCCGGCGTGCTCGACCGCTACCCCGAGCTGGCGTCGCTGTGCGTGGTGCCCCTCGGCATCAGCCGCTTCGCCCCCGAGGGCCGCATGCGCCCCCACACCGTCGACGAGGCTCGGGCCGTCGTCGACACCGTGCACGACTGGCAGGACGTCTTCCTCCGGGTGCTCGGCCGGCGCCTCGCGTTCGCCGCCGACGAGTACTACCTCATGGCGGGACGGCCCTTCCCCGACGCCGAGGCCTACGAGGGATTCCCCATGCACGAGGACGGCGTGGGGATGGCCCGCACCTTCGAGCTCGAGTTC contains:
- a CDS encoding HD domain-containing protein; the encoded protein is MTSTFTRMDESTAEQWGVIGAETAKNQGRVAERVLDLLRSMDDITDGFSTDQLTHCLQTATLAERAGADQEVVVASLCHDIGKAISVPNHPEIAASILKPYVRPEVYDMIRVHQDFQGRHYYHHFGGDPDAREKHRDEVSPETFALAARFADEWDQVAFDPDYDTLSLEHFEPMVREVFAQAKLF
- the ispH gene encoding 4-hydroxy-3-methylbut-2-enyl diphosphate reductase, whose protein sequence is MAVDRVLLCAPRGFCAGVEMAIKALAWMVRAFEPPVYCYHEIVHNQKVVSRFEDMGVVFVDDIAEVPPGSPLMLSAHGSAPEVVQAARDNGGYVVDAVCPLVTKVHHEVKVRAGKGYQIVYVGHEGHEEAVGTMAVAPDAIHLVETEAEVEALPEFEQPVALLAQTTLSHRDWEGVMEATRTRFPETWMPGRSDLCFATTNRQSALGQIADRCDATIVIGSANSSNTRALEKLARDAGCPRVERVNGVDELPDDLAGVVGVTAGASAPEELVEAIIEHLAPTDGVEEVRYTDEDEYFPPPRSLRDLIDAIDLFATFSLGGPMQDRPGVNDRQTKASDVLAALPASG
- a CDS encoding DUF512 domain-containing protein translates to MSGARVQAVAPGSPAEAAGLLPGDEIVALNGEAPRDVIQYRLLADEAEVLLDVVRGGLSLELEVAKPEGMPLGAEVASALFDQVRTCDNHCEFCFIYQLPPGLRDSLYLKDDDYRLSFLYGNFTTLTRFTEADLERVVTEGLSPLHVSIHATDPEVRADLLRNRRGATSLRWLRALLDHGITVHGQVVVLPGVNDGAVLDDTLAGVLDRYPELASLCVVPLGISRFAPEGRMRPHTVDEARAVVDTVHDWQDVFLRVLGRRLAFAADEYYLMAGRPFPDAEAYEGFPMHEDGVGMARTFELEFRGLVHEPTGPQSGFFAAVDGAPAEGYRAVRTASSGSSGSSGLTIGPRRDAAVGVLTGPFGAAVLSPLVAELDRDDVRVLEVANDYFGGNIGVSGLMVGADVGRVLADQPAGHRYLLPDVCLSQGRFLDGTTPDDLPRPVEVVPTDGLALRAALER